The region GCGGGTCGTGTGGAGCGGCTCGGACGCATCGTGCAGACAGGGCTTGTCGTGAACGTTGTGGTCACGGGTCTGTTCGTTGCCGCCGCTTACGCGCTCGCGCCGACGATCCTCGGCTTCTTTCTCGCGGACGGCACGGTGATCGCGCTCGCGTTGCGGTTGCTGCATATCGTCGCGTGGAGCGTCGTCGTGCTGGGGCTCGCGAACGTGCTCGTCGGCACGATGCGCGCGAGCGGTGCGGTGTTCGCGCCTACAGCGCTCGCGATGTTCGCGATCGTTTGTATCGAGTTGCCGGTGGCGTACTGGCTGAATGCGCGCGTCGGTATGCAGGGGATATGGTGGGCGTATGCGCTGACGTTTGTGGCGATGTTGGGGTTGCAGGCGGGGTATTGCAGGGTGTGGTGGTGGAGGCGGTGGGGTTGACGTTACATACGGTGGAACACCGTGATCGAGGGTAGGCGCGTTTCGTCGCGCCTAGTCCTCGTCTTTTCGAATGATTCATGTCGCCCCAGCGACAACATCGCGCCCTAACCCACCCGCATCGACAACTCGACATCATCACCAAACGGCGTCGACAGATACCCCTTCACCGGCGACCGAACATACGCGAGATACTCGGGGCTGTAGTCCGCGTTATCGGCAACAACGAACGCACCCGGCCGGAGGCGGCTTTCCACCAGCGCCAGAATCTCCGGATACAGCGCCTTCGCCCCATCGAGCAACAGCAGATCGATCGAGTCCGGCAGATCGACGCTCAACGTCTGCAGCGCATCGCCTTCGCGAATCTCCACGAGATCGATCAGACCGCCTGCCGTCAGATTGCCGCGTGCCCGCGCGACCTTCGACGGCTCGAACTCGCTGGTGATCAAGCGACCGCCGCCGTTGTCGCGCAACGCGGCCGCGAGATGCAGCGTCGAGATGCCGAACGACGTTCCGAACTCGACGATCGTCCGCGCTCCGCCGTTTCTCGCGAGCATGTAAAGCAGCATCCCCGTCTCGCG is a window of Paraburkholderia flava DNA encoding:
- a CDS encoding O-methyltransferase; translation: MTTLTTHPLAPLLDRLFEEADALSPASIPAVAAMSSEERTQLMQSKTAYRDLYARLKDVPLPVSRETGMLLYMLARNGGARTIVEFGTSFGISTLHLAAALRDNGGGRLITSEFEPSKVARARGNLTAGGLIDLVEIREGDALQTLSVDLPDSIDLLLLDGAKALYPEILALVESRLRPGAFVVADNADYSPEYLAYVRSPVKGYLSTPFGDDVELSMRVG